From the Manihot esculenta cultivar AM560-2 chromosome 14, M.esculenta_v8, whole genome shotgun sequence genome, the window TCTTGTTTGATTTAGGCAGGTTGAAGGAGAGACACGAGTGGGTGTGTTTGCTGCTCGTTCAATAAAAGTCGGAGAGCCATTGACGTATGATTACAGGTACATGATCTGTTGTATTTGCACAATCCCATATATCACGTTGTTTAGTCAATACACGATTATAAATGATGACAAATGACAGCAATCACCTTACTTGTAATGTAGTAGAAAGGAGAATTTGTTGCAATGCCATAAGCATCACTGAAAGGTTTATAAGGACAACAATCAAACTTTCATCAAGTTGTGACATCTAAACGACAATTTATCAACTAATATTGTTGTTTAGATGGAGCTCTTTCCAATCCATTCTACACTTAAACTATCCCCATATTTGAAGCTATGAACATGGAATGTTTTTATTACCTAATAGATTTGCTCCTCAGTTGCTCCCTGGATTATTTTTGTGGCACACGTGCGTTGTAGATGGTAATGATCTTTCTTCTGAAAAATGTGAATTAATGAGAAAAAATGGAGTGAGGTTTCATGACATCTCTTGGGCCAGTGGTTGAACTGCACCATGGCAAATTATCTTTACACTGAGGATGGAAAcgtcatatatgtatattcaCGAGTTCATGGATAAGCTAGAGCTAGTCTGCAACCCTAATTCATTGATAGAAGCAAAACATACTGCTCATTAAGGCTTTTAACTAAATATCCAATCTTTATGTGTTTGGCTTTGTAGATTTGTGCAATTTGGACCAGAGGTGAAGTGCTATTGTGGTGCTCCAAATTGTCATGGTTACCTTGGAACTCACCTTGGAACTAAAAGAAGGATTGCTAAGCTAAACTTCTGCTGGGGTGCAAAACGCAGAAGATCATCAAGTTCCTGCTTAGCTGTTGTAACCATATGATCCTTACCGGCAACCCATCTCCAGTGTGCCGCAAAATGTTGTATATTTTCTATGATGACGTATGGACGAGGTGGAAGTAAAACCACCCAAATCTCAGTGTCATTGTTATACCATTGAAGCCGTAAACATTCATaagaaaatgtaattttttccTGGTTAACGATTTCTTGGATTTTCCTTCTAATTGGTTTTGCAACATTGTATAAGAGTGCATGTAATTGATTTCCCCAAGTGGGGTATTACACAGATCTTTTTAAAGGCTAATTCAAGCTTCAGAAGATTCAAAGCTTCCAATTGAGCGTTTGAGGTATGGAAACTCAGCAATCCCTAACTTAGATTTCTTTGAGGCTAATTCATTTCTGTTTTCCAGTCGTGTTTTAACTGTAATTGATCTTTTCTGTGTTAGTAATGATCAGAGTATAAGagggtatttttaaattttataatttaatatttatattgattttttttttataaactagtatgaatttaattcttaattagGATTGTGTATGAtttcttcaattttaaattgaattaaaaaactgtattaaaactgaaaaagaaTCATGGTAGAAATTGAATAAACTTATTTAACTacttaattttgattttggttctttaataataattgaattggaattgaaaaaaaattaataataggatttatatattatatagttttaatataattttatatgctataaaatatatgaaagaaAGATTATATTTGTTTCActaaaattatatgattttattttaaaaaatttaaattctaaccttattaatttatttttataatataagtaTAACCTTTTTAATCTTAAATAGTTATtaacaatattataaaaaatcatatattttgttagatattgaaaattttttactatacaatataactattttatgtatatgtaaaattaatctatggtagtaaaaaataaattacatatatatatataattatttcaattaaaaattagaacTGAATTGAAATTGTATTGAATTGAATGTGTATTGAAATTTGATTTGAAATCTAATCCCTAAAAATTAAGAggaagatttaattttaatttttagcatAACGGTACTAGAATCGGATTGTTGCTttcaatattagaaaaataaagatatattaatttttaattttttattcaaagctGCAGATAGttatcaatttttctttttattttttttaaaagaaagaaagaaaagcatatatatatatatattttcaaaagaTAAAAAGTATTCTTAAGATTAGAAAAATTATAAGGCAAAATGCCAAAATAAAAACACCCATACAAgggctttttgcaaaataaagttaaaaaaaaatatatttcttaaacCCTGGTTCGCGAGAAAATATTTTCCAGATCAGGGTGAATCGGTCCTCTACCGCATTTTATAAGTGCGGTAGAGCCTACCGCACTTATAAAATGCGGTAGAGAGtgatgaatttaaaaataaattttttttaaataaaaaaaattctaccgcacttttgaagtgcggtagaatttttaataatttttttataaaaatttaccgCACTAAGTGTGGTAAGATTGCCAGGTGCAGGAATTTTTGTACCTGGCAGAAAGGGCAGAGAGACGGGTCTCGTGTTTGCCCCGTCAccagttaataaaaaaaataattttttttaaaaaaaaaacaattctaccgcacttcaaaagtgcggtagaatttttaataaatttttttataaaaatctaccGCACTTGTAAAGTGCGGTAGGAGGGTTTATACGAGTCTCTGCCCCAGttatacaaaaaataatttttttttaaataattttttttttccttttatcttCCTCGGCTCTCTCCCTTTGCAAGACTTGTAAAATGGCCTCTCAGTCTCAACTTGCTGAAGTATCTTCCGCTTTTGAGAGGATGTTGAGGCGTAGAGATCTTTCTTTGTTTTTGCCTCTCATCTTGGGTGTTACCGGCACCAACCCAGATCAAGAAAGAATAATCCTTATTAACCCTTTCACTCAAGGGATGGTGATGGTTGAAGGAGCTGGGGACTTGGGTTCTCTTCTTAGAGAGTTAGCTACCAAGAATGGTCAACCTCCTGCCTCAAAGGCATCCATAGAGGCCTTGCCTAGTGTAGAGATTTCAGAAATTGGTGATCGTGATTGTGAGTGTGTGATCTGTTTAGAGGAGTGGGAGCTTGGTGGGTTGGCCAAGGAGATGCCCTGTAACCGTAGGTTTCATGCTCATTGTATAAAGAAGTGGTTGGGGATTCATGGGTCGTGCCCTGTTTGCAGGTATAAGATGCCTGTTGATGAGGTGGATTTAGGCAAACAgagggaggaagaagaagaagaagaagaagaagaagaagggagaGAGAGGAGAAGATTTGAAAGAGAAATTTGGGTCGGTTTTTCTTTCAACAGTAATAGGAGAAGTGAGGAATCAAgggctttttgcaaaataaaatttaaaaaaaaaataaagttataaaatgcggtagagatgagtaaattataattttttttaaataaaaaaaattctacagCACTTTAAGAGTGtggtaaaatttttaatgtattttttttaataattaaaaatctacTGGCAGAGAGGGCAGAGACAAGACCTGTCTCTGCCCCGTGAGCAGGAGCACGCCTCCTGCCTTCTACCGCACTTGTAAAGTGCGGTAGAATCTCTGCTAGGTGCAGGGATTCCTGCACCTCGCAGAAAAAATCctctaccgcactttaaaagtgcggtagagGAGATAGAATatcaaaaattttagttttgaaaaaatgaaaattatgcatgatttttaatcatttaatttgttttctcgtaaaataaatagaaacatttatattttaagttgatcgtttaatattttttattttattagttgaaatatatatatatatatttttttaataaataattattaattattatatttttcatcattATACATTTAACAAATAATATCCCTGTGCAGAAAAAGTCTCTACTACACTTTAAAAGTACGGTAGAGGAGAGAgaatataaaaaagttaaattattttaatttattttaatttattttaattttaaaaaaatgaaaattatgcatgatttttaatcatttaatttgttttctcgtaaaataaatagaaacatttatattttaagttgattgtttaatattttttattttattagttgaaatatatatatatataatttttcaataaatacaTCCCTGCTCCTCATCTTCTTCCATCTTCTTCCCGCTCCCCATCTTCCCTACTCCCCAGCTCCCCATCTTCTCtgctgatacggatccaatagggcaaatttctaacaatagtgtggagcaaacttatgtcattcaaatggatataaaaggagttcaaaatcatattcatatgatccatatacatttggggcgtgcttcaactcatatgggacagatttggtgcaacacttgcaatcataggcttagggagcctaatcaaacctatgggctaaaactacacaaagggaagtctaaagtgaagatcaagtaaggcatTTGTGAAGAtttagctttgttatgatggccaaaatacaagcctaaaaaaagctaaaataaaataagtgttcaaataataaaacatagcaagcccatcataacaaagctgaatcttcacaaaggccttacttgatcttcactttatgCTTCCCTTTGTacagttttagcccataggtttgattaggctccctaagcctatgattgcaagttttgcaccaaatctgtcccatatgagttgaagcacgccccaaatgtatatggatcatatgaatatgattttgaactccttttatatccatttgaatgacataagtttgctccacactattgttagaaatttgccctattggatccgtatcattctctccttctttagaaaagatttgtcctcgaatcttgctgatatttatgtcaaaaagagaagttttaggaacccatgtatcttcaaaaacctccttttgaattggtggaaataggataaaactttcgtcatgaatgttttcatcaacaacctgcacataaagaacaaatgaactaggcataaaaatattagtcatagaaagatcctgcggatgtgacccattctcctctacaacttccaaaacagtctcattcgcctcctccacctcatcaatcacgtgctccccatgtccaccatcattcacaacctcttccataagctcattgatggaattttcaACAACTACatcagattcatgcattacaacttcctcttcaatttcaatctctatggaaacTGAGATTAAAGCTTTAGCCTCTtcattctccttttctttctccaccttccctccttgaactagcgTTGATTCTTTttcagcctctttaccctcaaactcactctttcctctcatcttttccgcagaattcaagctctcactcccctttgtggctaaggccgaagcctccctctccctctccagcatctttatttgatcaacgtatacctcttgaggtgataaaggagcgaatataaccttctgtccttcatgagtgaaggagtacttgttattgaacccatcatgttgcacatTTCTATCATGTTgtcacggcctacccaacaatatggcttgcctgcataggtaccacatcacacaatatctcatccttgtacctaccaatagaaaatggtataaccacctggcgtgtaaccctaacctcaccacaatcattcaaccattgcaatctgtatggcttagggtatttaatagaagtcaagcccaatttctccaccatatacacactagccacatttgtgcaactacctccatcaataatgagagtacacactttttcattaaccaaacacctagtgtgaaa encodes:
- the LOC110600486 gene encoding E3 ubiquitin-protein ligase MPSR1 is translated as MASQSQLAEVSSAFERMLRRRDLSLFLPLILGVTGTNPDQERIILINPFTQGMVMVEGAGDLGSLLRELATKNGQPPASKASIEALPSVEISEIGDRDCECVICLEEWELGGLAKEMPCNRRFHAHCIKKWLGIHGSCPVCRYKMPVDEVDLGKQREEEEEEEEEEEGRERRRFEREIWVGFSFNSNRRSEESRAFCKIKF